The following DNA comes from Methanothermus fervidus DSM 2088.
ACATGGATAAAGTAATGGAAATCGCAAAAAGAAGAGGATTTTTATGGCCTTCATTTGAAATATATGAAGGACTTTCAGGATTTTATGATTATGGTCCTTTGGGAGTTCTATTAAAAAGAAAAATAATTGAAAAATGGAGAGAATACTATACAATTAAAGAAGGATTTTATGAAGTAGAGACACCAAATGTCATGCCAAAAGAAGTTTTAAAGGCATCAGGCCATGTTGATCATTTTAATGATCCAATGACAAAATGTAAAGATTGTTCAGAAATTTATAGAGCAGATCACCTTATAAAAGATGAGACAGGTGAAGATGTAGAAGGTCTCAGCAATGAAAAACTTACAGAAATAATTTCTAAGAAAAAAATAAGATGTCCTAAATGTGGGGGACACCTATCACATGTATGGAGCTATAATTTAATGTTTCAAACATTGATAGGACCAACTGGTAAAAAAGTTGGATATTTGAGGCCTGAAACTGCACAAGGAATTTTTGTTCTTTTTAAGAGATTAATGAGATTTTATAGAAATAAATTGCCTTTTGGTGTTGTACAGATTGGTAAATCATTTAGAAATGAGATATCACCTAGACAAGGTGTTATAAGGCTTCGTGAATTCACTCAAGCTGAAGCAGAAATATTTGTAGAACCAGATAACAAAACACATCCCAAATTTCATAAAGTAGCAGATGAAAAATTAAAACTTTTTTCTGCAGAAAAACAACTTAACGGTGAAAAACCTGAAAAAATTTCATTAAAAGAAGCTGTAGATGAAAATATTATATCTAGCGAATTGTTAGCTTATCACCTTTATCTAACAAAAGAGTTTCTAACTGATTTAGGAATACCTGAAGAAATGATAAGATTTAGACAACATCTACCTAGTGAAATGGCACATTATGCCGCTGATTGTTGGGATGCTGAAGTATATATGGGAGAATTTGGATGGATAGAAGTTGTAGGAATAGCTGATAGAACAAATTATGATCTTAAGTCTCACATGGAAAGTAGTGGTGAAGATCTAAGAATATTTGTTGAGTATGAAAAACCCAAATTGGTTAAAAAAGTTGAGATACATCCTAGAATGGATAAAATAGGTCCTAGATTTAAAGAAAAAGCCAAGAAAATTTTAAAAAAGCTAAAAAATATGGAACCAGAAAAAATTAAAAAAGAATTGTCTAAAAATGAAGGAAAAATTAAGATTAAGATCGACAATGAAGAATTTGAAATATATGAAGATGAAATAGAAATAAAAGAAAAAAGGAAATATATAAAAGGTAAAAAAGTTCTTCCACATGTCATTGAACCATCTTTTGGTATAGATAGAATTTTTTATGCAACAATGATACACAACTTTGTAGAAGATGATGAAAGAACTTACTTTGATTTTCCAACAGATATAGCTCCAATACCAGTTGCAGTCTTTCCATTACTCAATAAAAAAGAATTGATAAATTTAGCAATTAAAATAAAGAAAGATTTACAAAAAGAAGGTTTAATCGTTAATTATGATGAGTCAGGAACTATAGGTAGGCGTTATGCTCGTGCAGATGAAATAGGAATTCCATTTGCAATTACAGTTGACCACCAATCTATAGAAGATGGTACAGTTACAATAAGGAATAGATCTGATAAAAAACAAGTTAGGATTGCCATTAATAAAATACCAGATACTATTAAAAAATTGATCAAAGGTGATATAAAGTTCCATGAATTATTTTACCATGAAGAACTTTTAGTTCGTGATTAGATGAAACATTGTCACTTAAAAAAGAAGATAAAATATGATGGTAGTCAATTAAAACCATTTTGGGCACTGGAAGAATTAAATATAAAAGGACCTAGTATAGTCACGTGGATAGGTCCAATGAATATAAAAAAGGAAAAAATAGTAGATTATGAAGATAAAGGGAGAGAAATAAAAGGAGGAGAAATGGCACATTTTATTATTGAACATTTTGACAGCCAACCTGGTAACATAAAATTATGTTACCATAGACAAAGGATGTTAATAATGATATTAAAAGAAGAACTATTGAAGATGGGTATCAAGACAAGAAGAGAAGGCGATGATCTCTATATTAATGATTCTAAACTTACAGTGTCTATAGCCACTGCTTCAATAAGTAGTATGAAAATACATTTGGGCATAAATTTAAGTAGTGAAGGTACACCAGAAAACATAAAAACAATAGGTCTCAAAGAATGTAACTTAGATAATAAAGACATCAAAAAATTGATTAAAAATGTTGCTGAGAAGTATATAGAAGAAATTAGAAAAATTGAAGAGGATATTACAAAAACAAAAACAATGTAATGTGGGAATTAAATGGAAGTTGTATTAAATGGTATTCATGCAAATTTAAGGTTTTCAGCAGCGCATATAATACCTGGTCATGAATTTTGTGGACGCTTACATGGTCATTCGTATATTGTAGATGTTAAAGTCAAAGGTAAAGAATCTGGTAAGTTTGGTTTTGTAATTGATTTCAAAGACATTAAAAAAATCGTCCGTTCAATATGTTCAAAACTTGATCATAAGGTATTGATACCAAAGAATAATGACATGATGGAACTTGAAATCAAGAATGACTCTGTAATTTTTCAGATTGCTAATAAAAAATATGAACTTCCGAAAGAAGATTGTGTTTTGCTTGATATAAAATCAACAACTGCAGAATCGTTAGCAAAATATTTTGCAAATCTTATTTTGAAAAAAATTGAAGAGAAAAACGGATACAAAATTTCAGAAATTGAAGTGTGTGTAAATGAAGGTATTGGACAAGGAGCAATATTTAAAAAGAAAGTGAAAAAATGAAAGCACCAGTGTATGAAATATTCTCAAGTATTCAGGGAGAGGGATTATTAGTTGGAAAAAGACAAATATTTGTAAGATTTGCTGGATGTAATCTAGATTGTATATATTGTGATACACCGAAAAGTAGAGATCCTAAGAATGGGAAATTATTTTCAGTTGATGAGCTTTATAAATCAGTAAAAAGTTTGGTAACACCTGATTTACATTCTATTTGTTTGACAGGTGGAGAGCCTTTACTTTATGCTGATTTTATAAAAAAATTTTTAAAAAAATGTGAATTTAATGCTTTGTTGGAGACAAATGGATCTCTACCAGACAATGCAAAAGTAATATCGAAATTTATAGATTATGCAGCAGTAGATATAAAATTACCTAGATATATTACTGTTATGGGTGAAGAAATCATAGAAAAAGAAATTGAAACGATAAACATATTAATGGCAAAAAAGGTATACACTTATTGTAAGATTGTAGTCTTACCATCTACAAAAGTCAAAAGTTTAAAAAAAGTCGTTAAAAAAATTAGAGATGGGATTGTAAATCCGTTAGGGCTTCAAATAGTGTTACAGCCAAGTAGCCCTTTAAAAAATTGGATTGGTAAGCAAAAACGCCTACTTAAAATGTCTGAGATAATAGGTAAAGATTTTAATGTGAGAATCATACCTCAAATTCACAAGATCCTAAAATTTCGGTGAGGAGGTCTTAGTTTGGATATAGAGACGAAAATAACTGTACGCGATGCCATGACACCAAATGTTATAACAGCACCACCAAATATTAGTGTAGCAGAAGCTGCAGCAATAATGTCTAAAAAGCGTGTTGGGAGTATAATTATCAAGGACAACTCAGGTCCTATAGGATTAGTAACTGAAAGTGATATAATTAGGAAAGTTGTTGCAAAGGATTTAAAAGCTAGTGAAGTTAAAGTCAGTGAAATCATGACAAAAAATTTGATAACTATTGAACCAGAGAGCGAAATACGTGAAGCTGCTCACTTAATGGCAAAAAATAATATAAGAAGGCTTCCTGTAGTTAAGAATGGTGTCTTAGTTGGTATAATAACATCAACAGATATAATGGTAGTGGCACCAGAATTAACTGAAATTTTAGTTGAGAATGCAAGAATGAAAGAAAATGAATTTTTACAAAGAGAAGAACGAGAAGAATCAATACCAGGTGTATGTGAAATTTGTGGAACTTATGCTGAATATTTAGAAGAGGTTGATGGAAAATTTGTATGTGAGGATTGTAAAAGAGAATTAAAGGGTGAATAAAGTGAAAATCAAAGAAATAATGACAACAAATCCTATCGTTGTTTCTCCAGACATGGCAGCTACAAAAGTAAGATCTTTATTTAGGGAAGAGAGGGTAAGATGTTTTCCAGTTGTAAATAATGGTAAATTAGAGGGAGTTATTACAAGAGGAGATGTACTCCGAATCACTTCAACTAGATCTAACATAACCGTTAAAGGATTAATGGAAAAACCTACAGTTTTGTTAACGCCAGATGCAGATGTAATGGACGCTGTAAAGCGTCTTGTTTCTGCAAAAAAAACACATGCTCTCATAATTAAAGATAGTACAAGCATGGAATTAATTGGAATTGTCAGTGTTTTTGATATTTTCCAAAGTTTTTTAGATGCTAAAATAAGACCTAAAAAAGAAAAAATAAAAGATATTTTTACAGAAAATCCTGTAGTTTGTGATTATGAAGATCCTATCTACAAAGTGTGGGACAAAATGAATGAATCAGGTTATTCTGGTTTACCTGTATTAAAAAATGGAAAATTGATTGGAATCATCACCAGAAAAGATATAATTGATTCTGGATATGTTAGGATAAATAGAGAATCAAAGAAACATGTTAGAAAAAACATAGAAGTGTATAGAGTCATGAAGACTCCTCCAGTTGCTGTAACCAAAGAAGACGATGTCTATGATGCAATGAAATTAATGATAGAAAAAGATATTGGAAGACTACCAGTTGTCGAAAATCCAGAATATATTAATAACGAATCATATGTTGTAAGAAGAGCTGATCTTATTGGAATAGTCACTAGGAAGGATATTTTGAAGGCATATGTTTAAATAAATTGTAATTTTTAGTGGTTTGAGGTGTTATAATGAGAAAAAAAATTCTGGAAAATATTGGTAAGTCTCTGGATAGAGGACCTGTAGAATTTGATACTAGACTTTCAGATAAAGAAGGAGACATAATGAGTATTGCAAATAAGGATGTTATAACAGTACCGCCTGGAATTAGCGTAAAAGAAGCATCTGAAATAATGGTGAAAAATAAAGTTAGAAGATTACCAGTAGTTTCTCCAAAAAATGAGCTTCTTGGAATTATTACGGCCACAGATATTGTAGATTTTTTAGGAGGAGGAGAAAAATTTAAAATAATTGAAAATAAATATAATGATAATTTTTTAGCCGCTGTAAATGATTCAATAAAAGATATCATGACAGAAGATGCTCATTATATAACTAACAAAGATTCCATAAAGGATGCTGTTGAAAAAATGCTCAAACATGATGTTGGAGCTCTTCCTGTTGTAGATAATGAAAATAGAGTTGTAGGAATTGTATCTGAAAGAGATTTTGTATTTTTAATGGCAGGACTCATTAATGAAGAACCAGTTGCAGATTACATGACTGAAAATCCAATAACTACAACTCCTGGTACTCCAATTGAAAGTGTTTCTAAAATTATGGTAAGAAATGGTGTTAGAAGGGTACCTATAGTTGGAGAAAAAAGAAAAACACCCAAACCTGAAAGTGAAAAACTTATAGGCATTGTTACATCTACAGATATTTTAAAATTTTTAGGAAATAGTAAAGCCTTTGATAGCTTAACTTCAGCAAGTGCATTTGAGGTGTTATCAAGACCTGTAAGTGAAATAATGCAGAAAGATGTTATTAAAGTAAGTATAACTGATAATTTAGGTAAAGTGTATGAGTTGATGGATAAAAACAATGTTGGAGGACTTCCAGTGGTTGAAGATGATCAATTGCTTGGAATAATTACAGAAAGAGATTTGTTAAGAACAATAATAGCATAATTTTCAGGGTGATCAGATGAAAATTGAAGAAATCATGAATGATGAGGTAATAGTAGTTCGAGAAAATGACAGTATTTCACGAGCACGAAATTTGATGCTAAAGAATGATATAAGTCACCTACCAGTGATCAATGAGGATGAAGAACTTGTTGGAATATTGAGTGAAACAGATATTGCATCTTTGTTAAAAATAGGCGGACCTGCATGGAAAAGAAGACCGATAGATAATATATTAGTTAAACGCATAATGACAAAAAATCCTGTGACGGTTTCTCCAAATGAAGATATTAAAGATGCAGCTGATTTAATGTTAAGAAAAGATATAAGTGCACTTCCTGTAGTTGAAGATGGAAAAATTCTTGGCATCGTTACAAAAACAGATCTTGTAAGAATATATAGTGAGAAATTTAAGGGGAGATATAAAGTAGCCGATTTGATGTCAAAAGATGTTGTAACTGTAAATGAAAATACTACATTATCACATGTTGCTAAATTGTTAGATAAAAACAATATAAGTAGAGTCGTTGTTACAGCTGGCAAAGAACCTATAGGTATTATAACTGCCACTGATATATTATTTGCAAAATTAGATAAACCTTCTACTGGAGTTGCCACTGAAAAAATATTTTTTGTACGTGTAAGGCCTTATAAAAAGAAAAAACGTGTTAGATTAATTTCTACACTCACAGCAGGTGACATAATGACAGACGATCTTATTACTATAAATCAAGATTTTGACTTGTCTAAAGCTGCAAAAATCATGATCAAAAATAAAATAGGATCTTTACCAGTGATTGATGATGATGGAAAGCTAGTTGGTATAGTAACAAAAACAGATATAATTAGAGCTATATAGAGTTTTTGAGGGGGTTTTAATGCTAATAAAATACTTAATGTCCACCAATCCTGTTACAATAAACAAAAATAAAAATATTGCTGAAGCTCTTAAATCTATGGAGAAAAATAAGGTATCTTCCTTGCTTGTTGTAGATAATAACAAAAAACTTGTAGGGATTGTGACTGAAAAAGATATAGCAGGTAAATTACTTTCATCTAAATATGAAAATTTACCACCATCTCATATTTATGTATCTACAGCTATGACAAAGGATCCTATAACTGTATCTCCAAACATTACGGTAGGTAAAGCTGCTGACATAATGTTAGAAAATAGGATAAGTAATTTACCTGTCGTTGAAAATGGTGAGTTAGTTGGGATAATAACCAAAACTGATTTGTTGGACGTTTGTAAATGTAAACCTTACCGAGAATTAAAAGTGAAAGACGCCATGAGCACTGAAATAATAACTATAGGGCCTACTGACAGTTTATTACATGCTAGACGAATAATGGTTGATACAAGAATTGGAAGATTGCCAGTAATGGACGATGATATTTTAGTTGGCATAATTACTGCCAGAGATGTAGCTAAAGCAATAATAGCTTACAGAAAAATCGTTCCAGACAAATATAAATCAAGCAGAATCAGAAACTTATTAGTGCAAGATATAATGGTTCAAAATGTACGTACAGTTTCTGCAAATTTAAGTATTTCAGAAGTCACTGAAAAGCTAATTTCTTATGGATTTGGTGGTTTTCCAGTAATGAATGATGAGTTAGAAGGTTTAATAACAAAAACAGATATATTAGATGTAATTACCGAAATTGAGGGGGTTTAATTAATAAATTTAGATACATGTCCATCTTGTAATTCAAAGTTGCAAATAGATTGGAATAAAACCTGTGGTTTAAAAAAAGTACATTATGTTTGTCCAAAATGTGGAAATGAATTTAAAAAATCATTGCAGAGAATGTTAAAAAAATTTAATCTAGATATAGAACGCATTGAAAAAGGAATAAAAAGTGGAAAAATAAAATTTTATGAATCTCTTGGGTTTCCCACTTTACATTTTAAAAAAGATGTTGGAAAATTAGAAGCTGGAACAGTAATTTATTTTCACAAAAAAGTAGATATCATAAGAGGCTTTCCCAAAATACGACGTACACTACTTCTTTCTCCAACTATAGAGAAACATTTTAAGGATTTTGTTGCTGTTGAAGAAAAAATGAATGGTTACAATGTTAGAATAGCAAAGGTTGGAGAAAAAATTGTGGCATTAACACGTGGGGGCTTTATATGTCCTTTTACAACAAATAAAGTTATGGAACTATTAAATCTTGAAGATTTTTTTAATGATTTTCCAGACTTAATTGTATGTGGGGAAATGATTGGAACACATAATCCTTATGTACCCCATTATTATCCTGAAGTGGGAAAGTTAGGCTTTAGAATTTTTGATATAAGGCGTAAAGTAAGTAATGAAGCACTTTCAGTTTATGAGAAAAATAAATTATTAAAAAAATATAATCTTCCTGGTGTACGGCTTTTTGGAATCTTTGATGTAGAAGAAGCTCCAAAAAAAATTGAAGAAATAATCAAAGAATTAGAAAAAGAAAATAGAGAAGGTGTAGTGATTAAAGACCCTGAAATGAAAATACCTCCAGTTAAATATACTTGTGGACGTGCTCACCATTCAGAACTAAAGTTTGCATTTACGTTTCCTTTTGATTTTGGAAGGCATTTCTTATTTAGCAGAGTTATTAGAGAAGGTTTCCAATCCTATGAATTTAAGGAATCTAGAGAGGAAATGCGTGAAAGAGCAAAAAGAATTGGAGAATCTATACTTCTACCAATGATTGAAACGATAAAAAAAATTGCTGAAAATGGAGTAGCACATGAAGATGTAATTATAGACGTAGAAACAAAAGCTGAAGCCGAAAAATTGATAAGACATTTACGTAAACAAGGTGTAATTGCAAAACTAGTTAGTTATAAAGATGGAAAAGCGAAAATAAGGAGAATATATCAATCAACAACAGACAAAATTAAACATTACCTTAATGGAGGGCTTTACTAATTGAAGATTGGATATTTAGGTCCAAAAGGAACTTTTACAGAAGAAGCTGCTATAAAATTAAAAAAATTTGAAAAATGTAAATTGTTAAGTTTTGATTCCATTGTTGAAGTACTAGACGCTGTAGATAAAAATAAAATTGATAAAGGCGTTGTTCCAATAGAAAATTCGATAGAAGGGAGTGTAGGTATAACTTTAGATCTTTTGGCCTTTGAATATAACCTCTGTATTTATAGAGAAATAATTATACCAATAAATCATTGCTTAATTACAAATAAAGGAGTAAAGCTTAGTGATATAGAAGTTATATGTTCTCATCCTCATTCATTAGCTCAATGTCGTAAATTTATCGAAAAGTTAGGATTAAAAATTCGCTCTTTTCAAAGTACTGCTGCAGCTGCTAAATTCATAAAAGGAAAATTAAATTATGCAGCAATAGCTCCTAAAAGGGCTGCAAAATTATACAATTTACACGTAATTCAAGAAAATATACAAGATTACAAAAATAATTTTACAAGATTTATAGTGGTAGCTAAAAGGGATCATGAGTTTACAGGGGATGATAAAACATCGATAGTTTTTTCACTTGAAGATAAACCAGGACGACTTTATGAAGTTTTAAAAGAATTTGCGAAAAGAAATATAAATTTAACAAAAATAGAATCCAGACCTTTAAAGTTAGGGCTCGGAAGATACATTTTTTTCTTAGATTTTGAAGGTCATAGAAAAGAAAATAAAATTGTCGACGTATTAGACGCTGTATCCAAAAAAACGCATTTTATGAAAATATTAGGCTCATATCCTATTTCAAAAATTTATGAATCTAATTCTTTGAAGAAATAAATGTTATGCAAAATTCAAAATCGAAAAGTATATACATAGCAACTCGTATGAATAAAATATCATGATGAAAATAATTGAAGAGTTAATAAGGATAACCAAAAAATATCCTGTGGAAGATGTTCGAGTTGGAGTCTCTTGGACTGCTGTATTGAGTAAATATTGCGGAGTTGCAAACACTTTTAGCATGTTTAATATACATGGAAATTACACAAAAGATTGGGGTAAATTAACAGAAAAAGATACGAGAGAATTGGCAGAATACGTTAAATCTTGGAATTTAATTGAAGCTAGCATTGGAGTTGCAGCTATAAACTCTACTATAAAACCCAAAGGTAAGAAAAACATAAACATGTTAGAGTTGTTACCAGAAATTTCAAAAAATAAAAAAGTGACTATGATTGGTAGATTTCCAAAAGTTGATGCAATTAAAGAAGTTTCAAAAGAGTTTTGGATTTTAGAAATAAATCCTTTTTTAGTGAACCCTAAGCATAATATTTTTCCTGAATTTGCTGCAGAACAATTAATTCCAAAAAGTGATGTACTCATTATTACATCTTCAACTATAATCAACAAAACTATTGATAGGTATTTAAAACTTGTAAATGAAGATAGCTATGTAGTACTTATGGGACCAACAACACCACTTCATAAAACATTATTTGATTATGGAATTGACATTCTTGCAGGACTTGAAGTGTTAAAACCTAAGGCAATATTAGAAAAAATAAGCCAAAGTGCTGGCATGATAAGCAGTAGAGTTTGTGAAGGTGAAGTTAGGTATAGGGTTTTGGAAAAATGAAGATAAAAGAAAAAATAAAAAAATATTTGAAAAGTTTTACTAAAGATTTGTTAGATGAAGAAATAGAGATTAAGGTTGCTAATCCTAATTTAGATACTAAAAAAATAAAAGATTATCCACTGGTTAAAGGAAAAGAAATACTTTTGAGAGCGAATTTCAAAGGAAATTTTGGTGATTGCTTTACAAATTCACCAACAGTGTTTAAAGGTAAAATAAAAGATATATTAAAACATGAAAATATATCATGTCAAATTGC
Coding sequences within:
- a CDS encoding 6-pyruvoyl tetrahydropterin synthase and hypothetical protein (COGs: COG0720 6-pyruvoyl-tetrahydropterin synthase~InterPro IPR007115~KEGG: mth:MTH1228 hypothetical protein~PFAM: 6-pyruvoyl tetrahydropterin synthase and hypothetical protein~SPTR: O27296 Putative 6-pyruvoyl tetrahydrobiopterin synthase~PFAM: 6-pyruvoyl tetrahydropterin synthase~TIGRFAM: 6-pyruvoyl tetrahydropterin synthase/QueD family protein); translated protein: MEVVLNGIHANLRFSAAHIIPGHEFCGRLHGHSYIVDVKVKGKESGKFGFVIDFKDIKKIVRSICSKLDHKVLIPKNNDMMELEIKNDSVIFQIANKKYELPKEDCVLLDIKSTTAESLAKYFANLILKKIEEKNGYKISEIEVCVNEGIGQGAIFKKKVKK
- a CDS encoding glycyl-tRNA synthetase (COGs: COG0423 Glycyl-tRNA synthetase (class II)~InterPro IPR004154: IPR006195: IPR002314: IPR002315~KEGG: mth:MTH1846 glycyl-tRNA synthetase~PFAM: tRNA synthetase class II (G H P and S); Anticodon-binding domain protein~SPTR: O27874 Glycyl-tRNA synthetase~TIGRFAM: glycyl-tRNA synthetase~PFAM: Anticodon binding domain; tRNA synthetase class II core domain (G, H, P, S and T)~TIGRFAM: glycyl-tRNA synthetase, dimeric type), with product MVKFKLGDNMDKVMEIAKRRGFLWPSFEIYEGLSGFYDYGPLGVLLKRKIIEKWREYYTIKEGFYEVETPNVMPKEVLKASGHVDHFNDPMTKCKDCSEIYRADHLIKDETGEDVEGLSNEKLTEIISKKKIRCPKCGGHLSHVWSYNLMFQTLIGPTGKKVGYLRPETAQGIFVLFKRLMRFYRNKLPFGVVQIGKSFRNEISPRQGVIRLREFTQAEAEIFVEPDNKTHPKFHKVADEKLKLFSAEKQLNGEKPEKISLKEAVDENIISSELLAYHLYLTKEFLTDLGIPEEMIRFRQHLPSEMAHYAADCWDAEVYMGEFGWIEVVGIADRTNYDLKSHMESSGEDLRIFVEYEKPKLVKKVEIHPRMDKIGPRFKEKAKKILKKLKNMEPEKIKKELSKNEGKIKIKIDNEEFEIYEDEIEIKEKRKYIKGKKVLPHVIEPSFGIDRIFYATMIHNFVEDDERTYFDFPTDIAPIPVAVFPLLNKKELINLAIKIKKDLQKEGLIVNYDESGTIGRRYARADEIGIPFAITVDHQSIEDGTVTIRNRSDKKQVRIAINKIPDTIKKLIKGDIKFHELFYHEELLVRD
- a CDS encoding protein of unknown function DUF366 (COGs: COG2029 conserved hypothetical protein~InterPro IPR007162~KEGG: mth:MTH1229 hypothetical protein~PFAM: protein of unknown function DUF366~SPTR: O27297 Conserved protein~PFAM: Domain of unknown function (DUF366)) — protein: MKHCHLKKKIKYDGSQLKPFWALEELNIKGPSIVTWIGPMNIKKEKIVDYEDKGREIKGGEMAHFIIEHFDSQPGNIKLCYHRQRMLIMILKEELLKMGIKTRREGDDLYINDSKLTVSIATASISSMKIHLGINLSSEGTPENIKTIGLKECNLDNKDIKKLIKNVAEKYIEEIRKIEEDITKTKTM
- a CDS encoding putative signal transduction protein with CBS domains (COGs: COG2905 signal-transduction protein containing cAMP-binding and CBS domains~InterPro IPR000644: IPR013785~KEGG: mth:MTH1225 inosine-5'-monophosphate dehydrogenase related protein IV~PFAM: CBS domain containing protein~SMART: CBS domain containing protein~SPTR: O27293 Inosine-5'-monophosphate dehydrogenase related protein IV~PFAM: CBS domain) — translated: MNKVKIKEIMTTNPIVVSPDMAATKVRSLFREERVRCFPVVNNGKLEGVITRGDVLRITSTRSNITVKGLMEKPTVLLTPDADVMDAVKRLVSAKKTHALIIKDSTSMELIGIVSVFDIFQSFLDAKIRPKKEKIKDIFTENPVVCDYEDPIYKVWDKMNESGYSGLPVLKNGKLIGIITRKDIIDSGYVRINRESKKHVRKNIEVYRVMKTPPVAVTKEDDVYDAMKLMIEKDIGRLPVVENPEYINNESYVVRRADLIGIVTRKDILKAYV
- a CDS encoding Radical SAM domain protein (COGs: COG0602 Organic radical activating protein~InterPro IPR007197~KEGG: mth:MTH1227 coenzyme PQQ synthesis protein III~PFAM: Radical SAM domain protein~SPTR: O27295 Coenzyme PQQ synthesis protein III~PFAM: Radical SAM superfamily); protein product: MKAPVYEIFSSIQGEGLLVGKRQIFVRFAGCNLDCIYCDTPKSRDPKNGKLFSVDELYKSVKSLVTPDLHSICLTGGEPLLYADFIKKFLKKCEFNALLETNGSLPDNAKVISKFIDYAAVDIKLPRYITVMGEEIIEKEIETINILMAKKVYTYCKIVVLPSTKVKSLKKVVKKIRDGIVNPLGLQIVLQPSSPLKNWIGKQKRLLKMSEIIGKDFNVRIIPQIHKILKFR
- a CDS encoding putative signal transduction protein with CBS domains (COGs: COG2524 transcriptional regulator protein~InterPro IPR000644: IPR013785~KEGG: mth:MTH1226 inosine-5'-monophosphate dehydrogenase related protein V~PFAM: CBS domain containing protein~SMART: CBS domain containing protein~SPTR: O27294 Inosine-5'-monophosphate dehydrogenase related protein V~PFAM: CBS domain); amino-acid sequence: MDIETKITVRDAMTPNVITAPPNISVAEAAAIMSKKRVGSIIIKDNSGPIGLVTESDIIRKVVAKDLKASEVKVSEIMTKNLITIEPESEIREAAHLMAKNNIRRLPVVKNGVLVGIITSTDIMVVAPELTEILVENARMKENEFLQREEREESIPGVCEICGTYAEYLEEVDGKFVCEDCKRELKGE
- a CDS encoding putative signal transduction protein with CBS domains (COGs: COG2905 signal-transduction protein containing cAMP-binding and CBS domains~InterPro IPR000644: IPR013785~KEGG: mth:MTH1224 inosine-5'-monophosphate dehydrogenase related protein III~PFAM: CBS domain containing protein~SMART: CBS domain containing protein~SPTR: O27292 Inosine-5'-monophosphate dehydrogenase related protein III~PFAM: CBS domain), whose protein sequence is MRKKILENIGKSLDRGPVEFDTRLSDKEGDIMSIANKDVITVPPGISVKEASEIMVKNKVRRLPVVSPKNELLGIITATDIVDFLGGGEKFKIIENKYNDNFLAAVNDSIKDIMTEDAHYITNKDSIKDAVEKMLKHDVGALPVVDNENRVVGIVSERDFVFLMAGLINEEPVADYMTENPITTTPGTPIESVSKIMVRNGVRRVPIVGEKRKTPKPESEKLIGIVTSTDILKFLGNSKAFDSLTSASAFEVLSRPVSEIMQKDVIKVSITDNLGKVYELMDKNNVGGLPVVEDDQLLGIITERDLLRTIIA